A portion of the Armatimonadota bacterium genome contains these proteins:
- a CDS encoding GTP-binding protein, protein MAKAKFERTKPHVNVGTIGHVDHGKTTL, encoded by the coding sequence ATGGCGAAGGCGAAGTTCGAGCGGACGAAGCCGCACGTGAACGTGGGGACGATCGGGCACGTGGACCACGGGAAGACGACGCTGA